Proteins encoded by one window of Vigna radiata var. radiata cultivar VC1973A chromosome 5, Vradiata_ver6, whole genome shotgun sequence:
- the LOC106761641 gene encoding transport and Golgi organization 2 homolog: MCIALFLWQCHPLYPFLLLNNRDEYHSRPTKPVCWWEDCDILGGRDEIAMGTWLACSTQGRVAFLTNVLELHTLPEAKSRGDLPVLFLKSSKQPKEFAESLKSEAHYYNGFNLMLADIESKSMVYVSNRPKGQAITIEEVAPGLHVLSNDKLDSPWHKSLRLELSFKEHVAKYGEGEIGVKEVIEKVMKDRVKADKSLLPRICSPDWEFNLSSIFVEVETPLGVYGTRSSAALTVRSTGEASFYEVYLDDAKWKEHVIDFHIGKLK, encoded by the exons ATGTGTATAGCTTTGTTTCTTTGGCAATGCCACCCACTGTACCCTTTTCTACTTTTGAACAACAGAGATGAATATCACAGTAG GCCTACGAAGCCTGTGTGTTGGTGGGAAGATTGTGATATATTGGGAGGAAGAGACGAAATAGCAATGGGAACATGGTTGGCTTGTTCTACGCAAGGAAGGGTGGCTTTTCTCACCAATGTTTTGGAGCTCCATACCCTCCCTGAGGCCAAAAGTCGTGGAGATCTACCCGTCTTATTTCTTAAG AGCAGCAAGCAACCGAAAGAATTTGCAGAAAGCCTGAAGTCAGAGGCTCATTATTACAACGGATTCAACTTAATGTTGGCGGATATTGAGTCGAAATCAATGGTGTACGTCTCCAACAGGCCCAAGGGACAAGCTATTACCATTGAAGAGGTTGCACCAGGGCTGCATGTACTTTCAAACGACAAGTTAGATTCGCCGTGGCACAAg TCTCTACGGCTTGAATTAAGTTTCAAAGAACACGTTGCCAAATACGGGGAAGGCGAAATTGGCGTGAAGGAGGTAATTGAGAAGGTAATGAAGGACAGAGTTAAAGCTGACAAAAGCTTACTGCCTCGAATATGCTCACCTGATTGGGAATTCAATCTCAGCTCCATTTTTGTTGAAGTAGAAACGCCACTG GGTGTATATGGAACAAGGAGTAGTGCTGCATTGACTGTAAGATCAACTGGGGAAGCAAGTTTTTATGAGGTTTATCTGGATGATGCCAAGTGGAAGGAACATGTAATCGATTTCCATATTGGGAAGTTAAAGTAG